A single region of the Yersinia entomophaga genome encodes:
- the fabG gene encoding 3-oxoacyl-ACP reductase FabG, with product MSFEGKIALVTGASRGIGRAIAELLVERGAVVIGTATSEKGAEAISAYLGDKGKGLMLNVVDPTSIDKVLATIRAEFGEVDILVNNAGITRDNLLMRMKDDEWQDILDTNLTSVFRLSKAVMRAMMKKRFGRIITIGSVVGTMGNAGQVNYAAAKAGVIGFSKSLAREVASRGITVNVVAPGFIETDMTRALTDDQRAGILTQVPANRLGEAKEIASAVAFLASDEASYISGETLHVNGGMYMV from the coding sequence ATGAGCTTTGAAGGAAAAATTGCGCTGGTAACTGGCGCAAGCCGTGGCATTGGCCGCGCTATTGCAGAATTATTGGTCGAACGTGGTGCCGTTGTAATTGGTACTGCGACCAGTGAGAAGGGGGCTGAAGCTATCAGCGCCTATTTGGGTGACAAGGGTAAAGGTTTAATGTTGAACGTCGTGGATCCCACGTCGATCGACAAGGTACTGGCAACTATTCGTGCTGAATTTGGCGAAGTCGACATTTTAGTGAATAATGCCGGTATCACGCGTGATAACCTGCTGATGCGTATGAAAGACGATGAGTGGCAGGATATCCTGGATACAAATCTGACTTCCGTGTTCCGTCTGTCAAAAGCGGTAATGCGAGCTATGATGAAAAAGCGGTTTGGCCGTATCATCACAATTGGTTCTGTTGTTGGGACCATGGGCAATGCAGGGCAGGTTAACTACGCGGCCGCTAAAGCTGGCGTTATTGGTTTTAGCAAGTCTTTGGCGCGTGAGGTTGCTTCACGTGGCATTACTGTCAACGTCGTGGCACCTGGCTTTATTGAGACGGACATGACTAGGGCGTTGACAGATGATCAACGCGCAGGCATTTTAACCCAAGTACCAGCTAACCGGCTTGGGGAAGCTAAAGAAATCGCCAGCGCTGTTGCATTTTTAGCCTCTGACGAGGCCAGCTACATCTCTGGTGAAACATTACATGTCAATGGCGGCATGTACATGGTTTAA
- the fabD gene encoding ACP S-malonyltransferase has translation MSKFAMVFPGQGSQTVGMLADLATQFPIVEETFTEASSVLGYDLWQLVQQGPAEELNKTWQTQPALLTASVAIWRVWQQQGGKAPAMMAGHSLGEYSALVCAGVLDFKQAVKLVELRGQLMQEAVPEGTGAMSAIIGLDNESIAKACEESAQGQVVSPVNFNSPGQVVIAGNKEAVERAGAACKAAGAKRALPLPVSVPSHCALMKPAADKMAVALEDIEFRAPLFPVVNNVDVKAEVSPEAIRSALVRQLYNPVRWTGSVEFMAAEGVELLLEVGPGKVLTGLTKRIVDTLSAAPVNDVATLTAALEQ, from the coding sequence ATGTCGAAATTTGCAATGGTTTTTCCAGGTCAAGGGTCTCAGACCGTGGGTATGCTGGCTGATTTAGCTACACAATTCCCGATAGTTGAAGAAACTTTCACCGAAGCCTCTTCGGTTTTAGGCTACGATTTGTGGCAGTTGGTGCAGCAGGGTCCGGCAGAAGAACTGAACAAAACCTGGCAGACTCAGCCTGCGTTGCTCACCGCTTCGGTAGCCATCTGGCGTGTTTGGCAGCAGCAGGGCGGAAAAGCGCCTGCGATGATGGCAGGCCATAGCCTGGGTGAATACTCAGCATTGGTATGTGCTGGCGTTCTGGATTTCAAACAGGCGGTTAAGCTGGTTGAATTACGCGGCCAACTGATGCAAGAAGCGGTACCTGAAGGTACTGGCGCTATGTCTGCTATTATTGGCCTGGATAATGAATCTATTGCCAAAGCTTGCGAAGAATCGGCACAAGGTCAGGTGGTTTCACCGGTTAACTTTAACTCGCCGGGGCAGGTTGTGATCGCCGGGAACAAAGAAGCGGTAGAACGTGCCGGTGCGGCCTGTAAAGCGGCTGGCGCCAAGCGTGCACTGCCTTTGCCGGTTAGCGTGCCTTCCCACTGCGCATTAATGAAACCCGCGGCGGATAAAATGGCCGTTGCTCTGGAAGACATTGAATTCCGGGCACCGTTGTTCCCTGTGGTGAATAACGTAGACGTAAAAGCCGAAGTGTCACCTGAAGCTATCCGTAGCGCGCTGGTACGTCAGCTATACAATCCGGTACGTTGGACTGGAAGCGTTGAATTTATGGCGGCAGAAGGCGTTGAACTGCTGCTGGAAGTTGGCCCAGGTAAAGTTCTGACTGGCCTGACCAAGCGTATCGTGGACACTCTGTCAGCAGCACCGGTAAACGATGTTGCGACCTTGACCGCAGCGCTTGAACAATAA
- the acpP gene encoding acyl carrier protein has product MSTIEERVKKIIVEQLGVKQEEVLNDASFVEDLGADSLDTVELVMALEEEFDTEIPDEEAEKITTVQAAIDFINASQQ; this is encoded by the coding sequence ATGAGCACTATCGAAGAACGCGTTAAGAAAATCATCGTTGAACAACTTGGTGTTAAACAGGAAGAAGTACTGAACGACGCTTCTTTCGTAGAAGATCTTGGCGCTGATTCTCTTGACACCGTTGAGCTGGTAATGGCTCTGGAAGAAGAGTTTGATACCGAGATTCCAGACGAAGAAGCAGAAAAAATCACTACTGTTCAGGCAGCTATTGATTTTATCAACGCTAGTCAGCAGTAA
- the pabC gene encoding aminodeoxychorismate lyase, which produces MMLINGMAQNQLSATDRGLQFGDGCFTTARVLNGEVCWLPMHIQRLQQGAERLLLPTIDWALLQHEMTELAWQAQQGVLKVILTRGSGGRGYSGEACEQPTRVLSISGYPAHYSLWREEGITLALSPVALARNPLLAGVKHLNRLEQVLIRAHLEQTTADEALVLDTAGQLVECCAANLFWRKGEAVFTPDLSHSGVAGIMRRRIMARLFASRYALHCVSEPLETLRDADEVLICNALMPLVSVNQAHEWTYSSRELYEFMRPHC; this is translated from the coding sequence ATGATGTTGATAAACGGTATGGCGCAAAACCAGCTCTCTGCAACCGACAGAGGCTTGCAGTTCGGGGACGGCTGTTTTACTACGGCGCGAGTGCTTAATGGTGAAGTTTGCTGGCTGCCTATGCATATACAACGCTTGCAGCAAGGCGCGGAGCGTTTACTGCTGCCAACTATTGACTGGGCGCTATTACAGCATGAAATGACCGAACTGGCGTGGCAGGCTCAGCAGGGCGTACTGAAAGTGATTTTGACCCGGGGCAGCGGTGGGCGGGGTTACAGCGGTGAGGCCTGCGAACAGCCGACGCGCGTATTATCGATTAGTGGTTATCCGGCACATTATTCATTATGGCGCGAGGAGGGCATCACGCTGGCGTTAAGTCCGGTAGCGTTGGCGCGTAATCCGCTGCTGGCGGGGGTTAAGCATCTTAACCGTTTGGAGCAGGTACTGATTCGCGCGCATCTTGAGCAGACAACGGCGGACGAGGCTCTGGTGCTTGACACTGCAGGCCAGCTGGTGGAATGCTGTGCGGCTAATTTATTCTGGCGCAAAGGCGAGGCAGTATTTACGCCGGATCTCAGTCATTCTGGGGTGGCGGGTATCATGCGTCGTCGTATTATGGCGCGACTGTTTGCTTCCAGATACGCGTTACACTGCGTATCCGAACCCTTAGAGACGCTAAGAGACGCAGATGAGGTGCTGATCTGCAACGCGTTAATGCCGCTGGTTTCGGTTAATCAAGCGCATGAATGGACTTATAGCTCGCGAGAGCTGTATGAATTCATGCGACCACATTGTTAA
- a CDS encoding beta-ketoacyl-ACP synthase III: MYTKILGTGSYLPVQVRSNADLEKMVETSDEWIVTRTGIRERRIAAPDENVATMAFRAAENALEMAGVSKDDVGLIIVATTSSSHAFPSSACQVQQMLGIKDAAAFDLAAACAGFTYALSVADQYVKSGAVRHALVIGSDVLSRALDPEDRGTIILFGDGAGAVLLGASEEPGIMSTHLHADGTYGGLLTLPYQNRETQDQPAYVTMAGNEVFKVAVTELAHIVDETLQANGLDRSELDWLVPHQANLRIISATAKKLGMGLDKVVITLDRHGNTSAASVPSALDEAVRDGRIQRGQLVLLEAFGGGFTWGSALVRF; this comes from the coding sequence ATGTATACAAAGATTCTCGGCACGGGGAGCTATCTGCCCGTACAAGTGCGCAGCAATGCTGATTTAGAAAAAATGGTGGAAACCAGCGACGAGTGGATCGTGACTCGCACCGGTATTCGTGAACGTCGTATTGCAGCACCGGATGAAAATGTGGCCACAATGGCTTTCCGTGCGGCAGAGAACGCGCTGGAAATGGCTGGCGTCAGTAAAGACGATGTTGGGCTGATTATTGTCGCCACCACCTCTTCAAGTCACGCTTTCCCAAGCTCTGCCTGTCAGGTGCAGCAGATGTTAGGAATCAAAGACGCCGCGGCGTTTGATTTGGCTGCTGCCTGCGCTGGTTTTACCTATGCGCTGAGCGTGGCCGATCAGTACGTGAAAAGTGGCGCAGTGCGTCATGCGCTGGTGATTGGCTCCGACGTATTGTCTCGCGCGTTGGATCCGGAAGATCGCGGCACGATTATTCTGTTTGGCGATGGCGCTGGTGCTGTGTTGCTGGGTGCGTCTGAAGAGCCGGGTATTATGTCAACGCACTTACATGCGGACGGCACCTATGGCGGGTTATTGACTCTGCCTTACCAGAATCGCGAAACCCAGGATCAGCCTGCTTACGTCACCATGGCAGGTAATGAAGTGTTTAAAGTGGCCGTGACCGAATTGGCGCACATTGTCGATGAAACGTTACAGGCTAACGGCTTGGATCGTTCAGAACTGGACTGGCTGGTTCCGCATCAGGCAAATTTACGCATTATCAGCGCTACGGCGAAAAAATTAGGTATGGGGTTGGATAAAGTGGTGATCACTCTCGATCGTCACGGTAATACCTCTGCCGCATCAGTGCCTTCAGCTTTAGACGAAGCGGTACGTGATGGCCGGATTCAACGCGGTCAATTAGTCCTGCTGGAAGCGTTTGGTGGCGGCTTCACTTGGGGCTCTGCGCTGGTTCGTTTTTGA
- the fabF gene encoding beta-ketoacyl-ACP synthase II — protein MSKRRVVVTGLGMLSPVGNTVESTWNAVLAGQSGISLIDHFDTSAYATRFAGLVRNFDCEEFISRKDARKMDAFIQYGIAAGIQAMQDSGLEVTDANADRIGAAIGSGIGGLGLIEENHTALVNGGPRKISPFFVPSTIVNMIAGHLTIKFGLRGPSISIATACTSGVHNIGHAARIIAYNDADVMVAGGAEKASTPLGVGGFGAARALSTRNDDPQAASRPWDKDRDGFVLGDGAGMMVLEEYEHAKKRGAKIYAEVVGFGMSSDAYHMTSPPENGSGAALAMVNALRDAGVTTSQIGYINAHGTSTPAGDKAETQAVKSVFGADAEKVMVSSTKSMTGHLLGAAGAVESIFTVLALRDQAIPPTINLDNPDEGCDLDFVPHTARQVSGMEYTLCNSFGFGGTNGSLVFRKV, from the coding sequence GTGTCTAAGCGTCGAGTTGTTGTGACTGGACTGGGCATGCTGTCTCCTGTCGGTAATACAGTAGAATCCACATGGAATGCTGTTCTTGCTGGGCAGAGTGGCATCAGCCTGATCGACCATTTCGATACTAGCGCCTATGCAACCCGGTTTGCTGGCTTAGTAAGAAATTTTGACTGTGAAGAATTCATTTCGCGCAAAGATGCACGAAAAATGGATGCCTTCATTCAGTACGGTATTGCGGCAGGTATTCAGGCGATGCAAGACTCCGGTCTTGAAGTGACTGACGCTAACGCTGACCGTATCGGTGCCGCTATCGGTTCTGGTATTGGTGGCTTAGGCCTGATCGAAGAAAACCACACCGCGCTGGTTAACGGTGGGCCACGGAAAATCAGTCCGTTCTTCGTGCCTTCAACTATCGTGAATATGATCGCAGGCCACCTGACCATTAAGTTTGGTTTACGTGGACCGAGTATTTCTATCGCGACTGCCTGTACCTCTGGTGTGCACAATATCGGCCATGCCGCCCGTATCATTGCTTATAATGATGCTGACGTGATGGTCGCCGGTGGCGCAGAAAAAGCCAGTACGCCATTGGGCGTTGGCGGTTTCGGTGCTGCGCGAGCCTTGTCAACCCGTAACGACGATCCACAAGCGGCTAGCCGCCCATGGGATAAAGATCGCGACGGTTTTGTATTGGGCGATGGTGCCGGCATGATGGTACTGGAAGAATATGAACACGCGAAGAAGCGTGGCGCTAAGATCTATGCAGAAGTTGTCGGTTTTGGTATGAGCAGCGATGCCTACCATATGACCTCGCCGCCGGAAAACGGTTCGGGCGCAGCTTTGGCTATGGTGAATGCGTTACGTGACGCGGGTGTCACTACTTCGCAAATCGGCTATATCAACGCGCACGGCACTTCCACGCCAGCGGGTGATAAAGCGGAAACGCAGGCGGTTAAATCGGTGTTTGGCGCTGATGCAGAGAAAGTCATGGTTAGCTCAACCAAATCCATGACCGGTCACCTGTTAGGTGCTGCGGGCGCGGTAGAATCTATCTTTACCGTTCTGGCACTGCGCGATCAAGCTATTCCACCGACCATTAACTTGGATAACCCGGATGAAGGCTGTGATTTGGATTTCGTTCCGCACACCGCGCGTCAGGTTTCAGGCATGGAATACACCCTGTGTAACTCGTTCGGCTTCGGCGGCACTAACGGTTCATTAGTTTTCCGTAAAGTGTAA